From a region of the Sporosarcina ureilytica genome:
- a CDS encoding sensor domain-containing protein: MLTTIKNTSSIPLLLEEKLCISIFDCNGIILHVNHLFCQLAMYEEYELIGKHYSLLTSTEAFDQFISDITVAIKEKNIAQRKVKRIAKDGTAYWVQATIVPVLNENGVIEKFISFDIDVTNQVLAEKKYAETLKDLHNIENALDQSTVVVITDQRGVITYVNEKFCRLSQYSSNELIGQTHRIINSGYHQKSFFKDMWRTIGNGKIWKGDIKNRAKDGTEYWVNTTIVPFLNEKNIPYQYIAIRTDITARKEAEQSLKIALRNDFQQTVKNLQNGIFKYTDDGQGGIAITLLEGRLVERLNLSLSDIVKNNIPHPFSQKELMDYKSLLRRTLQGEINHFEISYFNYTFLIYLSPIFENGVVTEVVGTIIDITERKEAEKQIERMAYYDFLTKLPNRRLFEKEVEINIENAKRNNESFAIMFIDLDRFKHINDSMGHAIGDELLKGVSHRLTRLIRENDIVCRQGGDEFVILLSRTDSHEAESIAKRLLDDLSEPFTFQEFDMFVNASIGISLYPKDGVTFEQLMSNADTAMFQAKEKQTNTYQFYTEELHREIMEKSILGTDLRRALKENQFELHYQPQVDLKTGTITGVEALIRWKHPTQGLISPARFIPIAEETGSIVAIGKWVLETACAQAKQWQIAGFPPVQINVNVSTQQFKQLTFVDQVKETLIKTGLHPGYLNLEITESMTSDVQHCKIMLSELRDLGVNVSIDDFGTGYSSLSYLSEYPITHLKIDQVFVQELNQSNRAIVKTIINLASNLNLQVVAEGVETKEQLDFLKTLDCDKVQGYFYSKPLPHEQIEPLLLQNF; this comes from the coding sequence ATGTTAACCACGATAAAAAACACTTCATCCATACCTCTTTTATTAGAAGAAAAACTTTGTATATCAATTTTTGATTGCAATGGAATCATTTTACATGTGAATCATTTGTTTTGTCAGCTTGCGATGTATGAGGAATACGAGTTAATCGGCAAACATTACAGTCTGCTAACTTCAACAGAAGCATTTGATCAGTTTATTAGCGACATAACTGTCGCTATAAAAGAAAAAAATATAGCTCAGCGCAAAGTTAAAAGGATTGCTAAAGATGGAACTGCTTATTGGGTCCAAGCAACTATTGTTCCGGTACTGAACGAAAACGGAGTTATTGAAAAGTTTATTTCATTCGACATCGATGTCACAAATCAGGTCCTTGCTGAAAAGAAATATGCCGAAACTTTAAAGGACCTACACAATATTGAAAATGCACTGGATCAATCAACAGTCGTGGTAATCACTGACCAAAGAGGCGTCATCACTTATGTAAACGAAAAATTTTGTCGTTTGTCCCAATATTCTTCCAACGAATTAATCGGACAAACCCATCGAATTATCAATTCAGGATATCATCAGAAGAGTTTCTTTAAAGATATGTGGCGCACAATTGGCAATGGAAAAATTTGGAAGGGCGATATTAAAAACAGAGCAAAAGACGGGACTGAATACTGGGTCAACACAACCATTGTTCCTTTTTTGAATGAAAAGAACATACCTTATCAATATATTGCAATCCGTACAGATATTACAGCTAGAAAAGAGGCTGAACAGTCTTTAAAAATCGCATTAAGAAATGATTTTCAACAAACCGTTAAAAACTTACAAAACGGGATATTTAAATATACAGACGATGGGCAAGGCGGAATCGCAATTACTCTTTTAGAGGGAAGATTAGTAGAAAGGCTGAATCTTTCATTAAGCGATATCGTGAAAAATAATATCCCTCATCCGTTTTCCCAAAAAGAACTTATGGATTATAAAAGTTTGTTACGGCGTACATTACAAGGGGAAATCAATCATTTCGAAATAAGTTATTTCAATTACACTTTTTTAATTTACTTATCCCCAATTTTCGAAAATGGCGTTGTTACAGAAGTAGTCGGTACAATTATTGACATTACAGAAAGAAAAGAAGCAGAAAAACAAATTGAAAGAATGGCTTACTATGATTTTCTTACAAAATTACCAAATAGACGTCTTTTTGAAAAAGAAGTAGAGATAAATATTGAAAACGCCAAAAGAAATAATGAATCATTTGCCATTATGTTTATCGACCTAGATCGATTCAAACACATAAATGACTCAATGGGCCATGCAATTGGCGATGAACTTCTCAAAGGAGTCAGCCATCGTTTAACGCGTCTTATTCGTGAAAATGATATTGTTTGCCGCCAAGGTGGCGACGAGTTCGTCATATTACTGTCCCGTACAGACAGCCACGAAGCAGAGTCAATTGCGAAACGATTGCTGGATGATTTATCTGAACCATTTACCTTTCAAGAATTTGATATGTTTGTCAATGCAAGTATTGGCATTAGCCTTTATCCGAAAGATGGGGTGACTTTTGAGCAATTGATGAGTAATGCTGACACTGCTATGTTTCAAGCAAAAGAAAAACAAACGAACACTTACCAGTTTTATACAGAGGAACTGCACCGTGAAATTATGGAGAAATCCATTCTTGGGACAGACCTTCGCCGGGCTCTCAAAGAAAATCAATTTGAGCTGCATTATCAACCACAAGTTGATTTAAAAACAGGGACAATTACTGGTGTAGAAGCACTCATTCGCTGGAAGCATCCAACACAGGGGCTGATTTCACCGGCACGTTTTATTCCCATCGCGGAAGAAACAGGGTCAATTGTAGCAATTGGCAAATGGGTATTAGAAACTGCTTGCGCACAAGCAAAACAATGGCAAATTGCTGGATTTCCGCCTGTTCAAATCAATGTGAATGTCTCGACGCAGCAATTTAAACAACTGACATTCGTTGACCAAGTTAAAGAAACTTTAATAAAAACTGGACTGCATCCAGGCTATTTAAACTTAGAGATTACAGAAAGCATGACATCAGATGTTCAACATTGCAAAATAATGCTAAGTGAACTAAGGGATTTAGGTGTGAACGTAAGCATTGATGATTTTGGCACTGGTTATTCTTCGCTAAGCTATTTAAGCGAATATCCGATTACACATTTAAAAATTGATCAGGTATTTGTACAAGAGTTAAACCAAAGTAATCGTGCTATCGTTAAAACAATCATTAATTTAGCTTCGAACTTAAATTTACAAGTTGTTGCAGAGGGCGTAGAAACTAAAGAACAACTCGATTTTTTAAAGACATTAGATTGCGATAAAGTACAAGGATATTTCTACTCTAAACCCCTTCCCCATGAACAAATTGAGCCATTACTGCTTCAGAATTTCTGA